The nucleotide window GTGCGACCGCAAGCACGTGGGGGCGGTGATCGTCCGCGACAAGACGATCCTGTCCACCGGATACAACGGATCGATCCGCGGCATGCCCCATTGCGACGACGTCGGCCACGACCTGGAGGGAGGCCACTGCGTCGCCACCATCCACGCCGAGGCGAACGCCATCCTGCAGGCCGCGAAGAACGGCGTGATGATCGAGGGGGCGGAGATGTACACCACCGCCAGCCCCTGCTGGAACTGCTTCAAGCTGATCGCCAACGCCGGGATCACGACGATCTACTACGGCGAGTTCTACCGCGATCGGAAGAGCCTCGAGGTCGCCAGGAAGCTCGGGATCGATCTCATCGATCTCGCTTCGGGCGGGGCGGGGGCGGCCCCAGGCACGGTGCGCGCCGCGAAGGGCGCTGCGGGCGGACGGGCACGGGGGGGCGGCTGCGACTGGCAGGGTCCCGAGGACTGAGACGGCCGTGACGCCCGAGACGC belongs to Candidatus Dormiibacterota bacterium and includes:
- a CDS encoding dCMP deaminase family protein yields the protein MRRAEAKAAARKTERRVDWHTYFMNIARQVASRSTCDRKHVGAVIVRDKTILSTGYNGSIRGMPHCDDVGHDLEGGHCVATIHAEANAILQAAKNGVMIEGAEMYTTASPCWNCFKLIANAGITTIYYGEFYRDRKSLEVARKLGIDLIDLASGGAGAAPGTVRAAKGAAGGRARGGGCDWQGPED